Proteins co-encoded in one Quercus robur chromosome 8, dhQueRobu3.1, whole genome shotgun sequence genomic window:
- the LOC126696448 gene encoding uncharacterized protein LOC126696448, producing MERKLEVTAPYQTRNAAVETQVGSWIALDLLWYKINFDGAIFVKEDKAGLGVVIQNSEGLVMASLSQLISLPSSVVEVKTLAARRALEIGIDRVILKGDSTVLMQNLKNGTQSLAQYSHIANNILFLASYFSNLKFSHASRSCNKVAHSLARWAPLSLIIFSAVVK from the coding sequence ATGGAAAGGAAGCTCGAAGTAACAGCCCCTTATCAAACCCGTAATGCAGCAGTAGAAACTCAGGTTGGTTCGTGGATAGCCCTTGATCTGTTATGGTACAAAATTAACTTTGATGGGGCTATTTTTGTGAAGGAGGATAAAGCAGGACTTGGTGTGGTCATTCAGAACTCAGAGGGTTTGGTCATGGCCTCGCTCTCACAATTGATTTCTTTACCTTCCTCTGTAGTTGAGGTTAAGACTTTGGCAGCAAGGAGGGCACTAGAAATTGGGATTGATAGAGTTATTTTGAAGGGTGATTCGACAGTGTTGATGCAGAACTTGAAGAATGGGACTCAATCTCTTGCCCAATACAGCCACATAGCAAACAACATTTTATTCCTAGCttcatatttttctaatttaaaattctctCATGCAAGTCGTTCCTGTAATAAGGTAGCTCACTCGCTTGCGAGATGGGCACCTCTTTCTTTGATAATTTTCTCAGCTGTAGTAAAATAG